Within the Hippoglossus stenolepis isolate QCI-W04-F060 chromosome 2, HSTE1.2, whole genome shotgun sequence genome, the region atatacaataaaaccCTCATGCACCACAAACGGTCATGTTGATCACATAACTGGTTCATCAAGGTCAACATTGCATCCACACCTAAGAAGAGCTGGCTCAGCAGTCAGCATCAcagcagtgtgtgcatgtgtgtagccaaaaacatattttaagaaTACCAGAGAGGGATATCCATGCAAGTGTAGTTACACCAtcatataaaacacagaaagacatGATGAACATGAGTCAACTGGgagtgaagattaaaaaaaagaaacagtaacAAGGAAGCAGACGCAGACCAGACTGAGTAACCCTCAGAAGATCAAGACAAGGAGATGAAAGAGGACAGGTTTTCCTTCCAGTGCAGGTTAGTGTGAGTCCTGTGAGTCTGTTAGACTACTCATCCTCACTGTCAAAGTCCAGTTTCTCTCCGAGGCTTTGATGTGAGACCTCTGCGCTCACCCCGACAGGATATTACACTTTAATGGTCTCCTGAAAGGGCTCATCTCCTACGCGCAGCGGTACAGACTGCGGGGAGTGTGGGTAAAGCATGTCACATTTACACGCACAAGACGTACACAACATACCCCTTTCCCACCAAGGGAGTTCAAGGGCGGATTCTGAGCCAGTCTCTaaccagttctttgtgtttcaacAGCCAAAGATCTGGCTCTTGGCCAGAAAAACTATTTGAAGCTGGCACCAACACTTTGCTCATCTAGAAAAGAGAACTGCTTACATCAGGGGGGCAGGATTATCGTGACCAACAAGACCAATGTCCAACTCAGAGGTTGCATAATAGACATGAAACAAAGATGTTTGGCAATGATGACTTAGACACGCACAACCACTTGCTGGTagcgacaaacacacacacacacacacacacacttgtgccgctgtaacacacattcatgtagTTGCACACTAGAGATGCACGAATCGGATCTGAAGTCATCCTAATCCAAATGTATTCTTGACTCATCAGCCCAGTCTATGCAATCCATGCATCAATAGTGCTCACACATACAATAACGAATGGACACAATACTTTGAATAGCACTGCAGCCTTCTAGCTTCCCAGTGACGTTAGTAGGCTGTAGCAGTACCTTTGTGATGGGagacattcatgtttttatgtttttcagcCAACAGCGTGGACTGATCCCGTTTCAATACAAAGCGCACTGTCCTTTTTTTCATGAGTCGGTTCGGGTATTGTGATCATTTGATCTGTTGGTTCAGTGTGTGCCGGTATGTCAACAGTCACACTTAACCGACATTATCAGGGCCCTAAAAAGCAGCCACTTGACCCTGTCAGGCACAAACACGACTTTTTGACGAGGAACATGCAATGATGACGGCGTAAAATATAGAAGAGGTGGCTGGACAAAGAAGAAAGATCAACAGGCACAGACATAAATGTACACAATGGAGCAACAGGATTCTACACCTTTACCAGGTAATCCCACAACAAACAGGTTTAGCTGAAGGAAGCCTCTGTTTGTgtacacacactgcagtgtAACATATCAGAGGATCAGCCGGACAAAGAGCAGGATTTCCAACCGTCACAAAACTGTGGGTAAGGAAATTTGTTTGAAAGAACGACATAccagggaggtggaggaatATCACAGCTAAAGCCAAACAGTTGCAGACACGTTTAAGGGTCAGTGAGTTTGTGCCTCACTGTTCCATGCAGTATCATATGTGCACAGTATGAACATGCAAGACAGCATGTGCATCACACAAAGCAATTCACGTTTTATGTGAGGCTTATGCAGcatccctctcacctctcctctgctctgttttgtcCTCATAAACCTCCTGCTGGCCCTGCAGGGGAGGTTTGCAGGTGAGCCGGGGAAGCATGTCGCAGCACGCTACAATCTCCCTGACAGGCTCTGAGAACTGGAATGCCGTCATTACAACATGAACCATGTGAATCAGATTCACTCAACTTCCCCGCCTGCATAAGTATAGGGGGTTGTGAACGGATAATCGTGGGAGCAATAAATCTAGATCTTAACAAATCAGGAACTCAGGAAACACAAGAGCTCGGAAAATTGATACTGAGCCCTTTCTTTTTAAACTGGTTCTTCCAGCAAAATGGCAGCAAAGTTTTCCTAAtcttatgtttttgtgttgaaatgcagtgtttattcagaacacatggGAATTAATGACAAGCTCATGTAAGCAAGGTTTTTATCTTGCTGTCATCACATTATCATTGTATTAGGAAGAGAAGAAGCTTGATTAAATCAGGGAGATTCAGTTTTTATCATATTTGTGTTCACCTGTGGTTGAATGTAACCAGGTatatttacttagttactgtaaTTCAGTAAATTTTttatgtatctgtactttaatTAATTAGATttactttcagttacttttcacttttactccactacatgtATCAAGAATCATCTGTACTTTCTATTCTACTACATTCTTTCAATGTATTGCGTAACATGatcacaatgtttttatatttttagtgtTAGGGTCAGAAACGAGAGGGGAATcggtccactgatccaatcagagcctGCAGGTGACGTTAATACCCCGACTTCTGCAGTGAAAGCAACGTGTGCcactggtgaagaaacatttaaaatggaaGAAATTCAACTAGAATGATGTAGTTGACTGTTGCATTAGGGAAGAGGCAGTACCCGGTTTTACTTCTAGTCATTGCAGTACTTTTACGATTACTTGAGTTcccttttgtatttttatccaTTTGTCTATTCTATTTATAATTAACTACAGGCTAACACCACAACTGCTGTGGCTGAGGAATCAGAGCCACTGATCACACTGATGAGCATCACCGACATCTTAACGGGATGATCGCTGTTTTTGCATAAAGGTctgctagagagagagagagagagagagagagagagagagagagatggggagagagtgagagagagagagagagagtgtttgcATAGACCAACCCCCTTAAGCTGTTGCATGTTTCAACTAAGGTCTCCCTTCACTCCCTCTGCCTTAGTTTTGACTGTAAGTCACTCGGGGTTCGTGTTTGGATTCTCCTCACTGAAAAGCAAATGAAGTGCAGGAAAGGGACAATGCTGCAACAATTTCAAGGTAATTTCATCATGTctaatgtaatatattattaGATAATGTTATTATTGGCTGTATTTGagtcagatgtttgtttgttttttcatgcgGTGTAATTTGTGTCGTGTTTATACATGACAGAATGTCAGGAGGACAATAACAATTTGCTTTAGAGATTTATGATGATTTATGTTTATGAAATAATTTACAccaaaggaaaggaaaggatgCTAAAACTTTTTCACAAAATTTGAAAGGAGATTTTCCTACAAAAACATATGCATGAGGCCAAATTCACTGACATGACATATATTgtttatgttctttttaaattttctaaatttaagtcaatattttcaaaagaaaaatcttGTCTTTATTCTGATGCATGCAATTATGACTTACTGGGCCTATTCTCTGGATCACATCCCATCAAGAATAATTTGACATTGAAACACTTATTCATGATCTCCATTCATATTCATGATCTCCAGTGTGTTATACTTCTTCAACACTCTGCATTCTTGTTTGTGCCAACACGGACCAGTTACATCCATTTCCCAAATTCTTTTGCAACAGACTGAATAGGTTAAAGTCTCCGGAccatttgttaaatgttaacATATGACTCaagaagcaggaaaaaacaTTCCCTTACGCGACAGAGACTCAGAGGAATGCAACCCTAATCACCCTGattgtttttaacataaaaGCTACAATAATTCAACCGCAACCTTTCAGTGTATTTATGATCATGGTTTGCAAATGCCATAAACTTAAGACGTGCTGTTTCTGTCCTAaattgtgtgtggtgtgggacATTTCAAACGCACCTCATCTATACTGTGAAAGTCGAATGGAGGGAAAAGCCTCTGCATGTGTGCCAAATTAATTGCATGCGTTACGATTGGTTATTGCACTGACTGACATACACTTTAAACACAACTGTCCGTTTGGCCGTTACAACACTAtgctctgcaaacacaaatggcCATAATCCGTGGGTCTCATCTGTTTTAGAGGACGACATATGGTCATGCCTGTAGTTTGAGTTTCATATCATCACAAGTATCACATACTCGCATTCAAGCTGTTTAGCCAAAGTCAAGATTAATTTCCGCTCAAAGGCGTGTGAcatctgaatataaatatatacacccATTGGCTAAATGGCTTGAGTGTAATGTAACTTAGTCTTGTTAAAATGCATGAATGTTGACTTATTTTAACTCAAGTCTGTGATGTTTTCAAGTTGCTCTGTAATGAATTGGATTTTCGTGTGTCTTTGCAGAGTCTGGACCCTCTGACCAGGACTAACAGAGCTCAACAGCACCGTCCTCTGGCAAAAAGGAGAACATCTAGTGATCTTGGTGGATTACTCTATATCACCTTGATGTAACACCTCCATCTGTTGAAAGGGGTCAAGCATTTTCTTTCtgtatctttttttgttttgttttctctggacTAATTCTTCACAGCCCCTGCTGCCAATAGCATGTTAATAAAAATGACTTCATAGCCACCGACTGCAGGCGGAATAGAAGAAAAGCAACATAAAGCATGGAGGCTTTGAGTGCTGCTAATGCAGCGACTTCGCCCTCGACATCCACATTCCCCACATCCCCCGCTCCATCCTCTCCTGGCTACCTGCAGTTCTTCTGGGAGTACCAGGACATCTCTGTAATTGTGGAACATTACAACTACACTGGCAAGCTGCAGAAAGACCGCTACCGGGAGGGGCTCAAACCTGAGGGCATCGCGTTCCTGGTGGTGTGTCTCCTCATTGTCTTGGAGAATGCCGTGGTTCTCCTCGCCATTTGGAGGAACAAGAAGTTCCACCTGCCGATGTATTACCTGCTGGGTAACCTGACTCTATCTGATCTTTTGGCTGGGATTACCTACATGGCCAACATTATTATGTCCGGACGTAATACTTTGAAACTAACACCATTACTATGGTTTGTCCGGGAAGGAGGGGTGTTCATCACTCTGGCTGCCTCCATCATTAGTCTCCTGGCCATTGCAATTGAACGCCATGTTACTATGGTGACAATGAGGCCATACCATGGAGCCAAGCGGGGACGAATGTTGGCATTGATTGGTGCAAGTTGGGCCCTCGCAGGCTTTTTGGGGGTCCTACCAATTCTGGGATGGAACTGCATGCACAGACTGGACCAGTGTTCTACAGTGCTGCCACTTTACGCTAAGAGCTACATCCTCTGCTGCGTATCTGTGTTCAGTGCAGTGCTCCTGGCCATTGTGGTCCTTTATGCCAGAGTATTCCGCATTGTCCGTACCAACACACAGCGCCAGCGGCTGGGCATGTCAGCCAGCATACGGAAAGGCTTGGCAAGGAAGTCACAG harbors:
- the s1pr5b gene encoding sphingosine 1-phosphate receptor 5b; this translates as MEALSAANAATSPSTSTFPTSPAPSSPGYLQFFWEYQDISVIVEHYNYTGKLQKDRYREGLKPEGIAFLVVCLLIVLENAVVLLAIWRNKKFHLPMYYLLGNLTLSDLLAGITYMANIIMSGRNTLKLTPLLWFVREGGVFITLAASIISLLAIAIERHVTMVTMRPYHGAKRGRMLALIGASWALAGFLGVLPILGWNCMHRLDQCSTVLPLYAKSYILCCVSVFSAVLLAIVVLYARVFRIVRTNTQRQRLGMSASIRKGLARKSQKYIALLKTVTIVLGVFIACWLPLFLLLLLDFFCPTHSCRLLYKADYFLGVAMVNSLLNPIIYTLTSKDMRRAILRLLCRPCLMTRDGQVKKIGMPFLECSFSKTEVASQKLEGGQETTMSSGNVITSPSPIKALYPKLFKS